A DNA window from Hypanus sabinus isolate sHypSab1 chromosome 27, sHypSab1.hap1, whole genome shotgun sequence contains the following coding sequences:
- the si:ch211-222l21.1 gene encoding prothymosin alpha-A, translating to MADAVVDTTKEVSPKDLKEKAVEEAEKKENGSGDAPANGTEEEENGADHVDENAEEVDEEEEDDEDAEGEGEEDGDEEEGAEEEGDETEGNAVKRPAEEQDEVESKRQKSENGESTKPKTEA from the exons ATGGCTGATGCAGTAGTGGACACCACCAAAGAGGTTAGCCCCAAG GACCTAAAAGAAAAGGCTgtggaggaggcagagaagaaagaaaatgggagtGGAGATGCCCCAGCGAATGGAACA gaggaggaggagaatggggctgatcATGTTGATGAAAATGCAGAGGAAGTAGATGAGGAAGAGGAGGATGATGAAGATG CTGAGGGTGAAGGTGAAGaggatggtgatgaggaagaAGGTGCTGAGGAGGAAGGAGATGAAACAGAAGGCAATGCGGTGAAGCGTCCTGCAGAAGAGCAG GATGAAGTTGAAAGCAAGAGGCAAAAGTCAGAAAATGGAGAGTCAACAAAACCCAAGACAGAAGCTTAA